cGGTATCCATTGACCCATGTCTTATCCTACTAATAAATGAATAACGGGACCTTCACCCCCTATTCCATGATACCTactctcctcttcctttgcgGGGGACAGTTGGTGTGTAACCAGTAGAGCAGTGGAGATATATGAAACAAAGGGGTGGCCAAAGAAGGCTCTATCCATTTACATTATGATGCAGAGGGTGTGGGCATAGCAAAACCTTGCAAGGGAGGGTTATACAAAATCATCAGAGCTctagcaaaggaaaaaatttaTTCGTTCATTTtccttaaatgaaaaataaatcttattttcagaaacaggaaGAACTAGAAGTGGaatttctgctggaaaacatgTGAGTAAAGCCTAAATGTTACAGGATTCGTCATCAGAAAATTTCGCATTTTAGAGGGTGGTAATGCAACGTGAGAGAAGTTGCTCCATGTACCTGTGCTCAGACATTCCATCTCAGCATCTTCCCcatgtttgcttttctcttctgaatcTGGTGAAATGCCTCCCTGAGTGACAGTCTCACTAGTTATAGTTGAGGGCGGGTGTTTATTTTGTAACTCAGCCTAAAAACAGATGATGCTGATCGGAGGAGGTAAGAAACAGCGAGCGTCTCTAGGGTCTATGGGACTGTGGCCTGGTAGCAAGTGTGAAACTCAGGTGAAAGATGGAAGTGCTGATGGCACTTGGAAGCTAGAAAAACTGAGCTCAGAGATCTATTTGCATTTAAACGATTATTGTTCATAAACCTCTAAataagcctttttctttttgcttttcagtccAGATGTATCTGAAAACATCATTACTAATGGCGTACTAGTggtaattgttttatttttttttatacttatgTTCTTACAGTAGGAAAGAACTGAGGGGTGTGCCTTTAGGTACAGACTTTACTCTTTTTCAGATAAGGTACTGGTATGGTTGTACTTTTTTGAATTTAGTCATGTTTGTAGCACATTCTGTGTTGAGAGAGACTTGGACCAGAGCTCTGCCATAATGCTGGTGAGCTTCTCACCAATGAAATGTCAGTAACGAGGAAACTTGGGAAGGGAGTGAATCCAGTCTCAGTGCAGAGTTTCTTACCAAATGTCTACCTTGGAGCTGAAGGCTCTTTTCACACCATTCCAAAGTACCATATGATGCCCCTGTGCTGCTACTTCCTCCTATGCAGCAGTCTCTTGGGAAGTTTCAGCTTCATCCTGAAGGCATGAAAGTACAGGCCCATGTGTTCAGTTGTTCTGCAGAGTTGTAGGTGTCCTTCAGCTCACTCTTCTGTAGATGAAAGTTAATGCATGGTCTACATGGGGAGAAAAATGCATTGTGTTAACTGTTGAGATTTaatgatatttaaatataatggGACAGATGCCCAGCTGTCTTAGCTCCATTGACCACAGTATTGTTTGCATGGTTTACACAAGCTGAGAATCAGCCTCTGCAAtttcctcatgttcacaggACATTGTGGCCAAGCCTGTGTCTTCACAGGACCCCTAGATGCTTGGTGAGGATCCTGAACTGTTTCCATGACCAGTATTTTATTGCTTATCTCTTCCAGTCTCGTGAAGTTTCCTGTTTGGAAGTAAAAGTGGATGATACAGAAATGAAGACCCCTTACACAAGTGAGGCTATTGATTTAAATCGTTTGTCACTGCTTTTTATGCTAGAGAAGATGCAGCTGCATCCAGATAAAGATCCATTTTAGCGTCCTCCATTTGCATCAGGGTTGCTTGAGGATTGAGGCATTTACTGAATAACCTGCTTACTAATAGTGAGAATCCTCTGGAGATGGCATTGACTGTGTAGCATAAGGGAAACTGTGGAGGTGGCTGGGAGACTCAGAAACGTCACTGCAGTGTGGTGGAACAGAAATACCTGTGATGAGGACAGAAAGTAAAAGAGGGGAGACACAACTATCAGGAGTGGAAAGACAATGGTGGAAACTTGGGTCTGTGAACGCTGGTCCAACACATGCTCTCCGTCACTCGGCAGGGGAGAAGCTGCAAAGCTGCCCTGGCCTTTCGCTGCTTATTCTGTCTGTTTCTTGCTCACACTGATTATGGGAGAGGAAAACATTGTGGCCCAAATTAATGTTGACTGCACTGAGACTGAAACTTTACTTGaggcatttttatttgttatttttcagggCTAGATGCAGTTAACATTTCTCTGGGGTTTGCTTCTTGTTCTTAGGAAGAGACTTCACGTTTGCAGTGAAAGGATCCTATGAAGAAACCCAGGACGTTTCCATAGGTCCTTGTTGCAGCCAGGGAGGCAGCAAAACCACCAAGTTCCACTACATCAAGCACAGTCAACCCAGACTGCACATGACTCTGCCAAAGGAGCATTTTTTCTGTGGTGTATGTTTTGCTTATGGATGGTGATTATAGCTAAAGTAACTTTTGGGAGAAGCTTGATGAATTAGCCTTTGTCTAGTAAATTTTACCTGttataacaatttttttcctgcttcaatTCAGCATGGCTCAACTAGTAGAAAAATGGATGTAAGTAGTCCcctggctgtgcctctgcctcctctggacttgggAAAGGAAGTGACAGTGATGAGAGTGAGTAACCTTTGACAGCATTTGGAATTATTTCAGCAACCTATATATATGTGATATCTGGTCTGTTATTAATAATTTACTAGTGTAGTATATGCATGCTCAGATCTGCATACGCttgaaagtgtgtgtgtgtgtatatatatatatatatatattcaggGGAAAAGTAGTATAGGCAGAATTGCTGATtactttagaaatattttaaaagccagaatCTAGTGATGAGTGTGTGCAGAATGCCTGAGAATAGGCCAAAGATTTGTCACTAGACTATATATCTGAATAATTGTTAATGCTATAAACTTGCTTTTGCAAACTTCcaattctatttaaaatttatgATATTTTCATTCTTGATTCTCAGGGTGAATCTTATGAGGTGTCTGTGAAGGAAGAAGATGGgtaaatcttttatttcttttgaattatTACTTAGGCCATCTCTTATCCTTTCATAGTATCATCTTTAGACGGAAGGAAGTTACAGCTTAAACTAGCtaatttcaaaaccagaaataaagattgtaaaaaaaaaaagactaaaatatgGGAAAGAGTTAATAAAATGATACACGCTTTTGAACTGGTTGGTAGGAGTTCAGCAGAGAATAAATGGTAGGCAGTCATGGAGTATAACTGTTCACAATGTTTTCAACATGTAACACATTTCTAACATGTTTCTAATATTGTTAATTACCATTTATCGGTCCTCTGCAGGCCGTTTTTCAATTAAACAAGTGGACAGTAATTAGCTTGCTTGCAGTGATCTTCCAAAGGGCAACTTTACCCCCCACTGAATAGTAAGCTACATTGCAAGCACTAATTTGCAGAGTGAGATGATAGATCAGAGGTTTTACTGAATAGTAAATATGAGTCACAAAAGGGACAAAATAACCTTTTggctgaaaaaaccccaaaacagtAGCCCTGTGAAAATGTAAGTTATAGAACTAATGATGCACATGGTGGTCATAATCATGTACAGATATGAAGGGATCCACTTAAGAGGCATCTTCTGATTCAAGTATTTACAGCACAAGTTCTCAGCAAAGATAAGCCTTACAAGGTATTAGGATCAGATTAGGGTTTCATTTTGCCTAAAGTGTGTTAATTTTGTGTAACTTCTTAGGCCCACCCTGCTCTTCAGGAAACATATACAGAGCAAGAGAACATGAAGAGGTGTCCAAATTTCAGAGCTCAATGCGAAGCAGCTTGAATTCCCTTATGTTTCTTGATTTTAATCAGCAGGGAATTTGATTCATTTTAACTTCCTCATGATTGTATGGAATAGTTCAGGACATGATTCTGGTCTAAAATCTCCACAAGAAGGCAGAAATATAGGGCTTGCAATATCCATACACCTTCTTTCATTTGTAGAGAGGAACCTCCCTGTGCAAGGAAGTAACCTTTCTTTAAACTGGTttattgttgttgctgtttctgcttGACGTCTCAAGCCGTAGCTCTAGAAATGACTTGCAGGTAACATGTCTCGTTCTGTTCTTATGCTCTAGTTGCAAGAATTTAGATTTGCGGCTGGGGTTTGATCTATGCGCAGAGGAGCAGGATTTCATCTGTAAAAGGAAGAAGGTGGTTGCAGCTgctctgaaaaatattcttcagcTAGATGAAGACCTGCAGGAGGATGAGGTATGTGGGACAGTATCTTCAGAACTTAAGGTGTTCTGTCTCACTTTGAATAAAGTGAATGCGATGTACTTGCATGACTACCCATACAGCTCTTCCACATCTTCTAGACTAAAATGTGTAGGCCAGACTGTCACTTGTGCCTAAGACCATATCCAAGAACTTTTGGCACAGAGGGTAAAAGAGGAACTGTCAGGAGGTCACTTATAGCTCCTGTATTCTCTGCCAACCTCCAGTCTCACTCAGGGGCACCCAAAGGATGTAGTTGTTGAGATGAATGTGTGTACAAGCAAGCATGGTGAAATTTGGTTGCTGAGACAGAGACCATTTCTCCTCAGTTTGACACCTCtccccttctctgctgcacaacTCTcagaggggaagggctgtgacTCTCCCTTAGCACACTGGTGCAACAGCATCTGTCTTGTGTGTTTTTCAATGTGTTACCTCttgctttctcctctcctgGGGATCCCTGGACTCAAAGGTAGCTGCTCTGTTACTGGAGGACAGTGACCTCCTATGGAGCTGTGGTGCTTGGAGCAAGAGTCAAGGAGACACCCTTCTGCAATTGGGACAATATGCCTGTATGGGATTTCCTCCACTGCTCTGTTTGGCTCCCAGCACACCCATCCCGTGATGCTGTGTGCACGACAGCATTTGTCAACAAAGTGCTCATAAACTTAAATAACAAGTAGAATATGACTTGTTATTATTAAATGAGAATAAAGTGTtccattaattaaaaaacaaaaaccaaaactccCAAAGTAGACGGCAAAATGCAATGAAGACAACATTAAAGGTAATGGCAAGATACGTTCCTAAAACTGAATAAATATGTTGTCTCCATTTTTGTTAAGGGCTACGTATGGGACAAAGGGAGGATGGCTAACAGAATTGCTGCATCCCTGAGAAAAGACCAAATTGCATATAGCATTGACGTCAGGGAAGGGGGAGGTAATCTAGCTGACAAAgagaatgttaaaataaatctataaaGCTTGGCACCATCTGCCTGGAGAATACTAATGGTTGTATTTaaacttagaagaaaaaaaattatgcagacagcttttgctctgctcttctgaaCTCAGTTTTACTCAGGattttaaagtgtgtttttgagggaaagaagtgaggaaaaatgaaaaacatccaGAAAATACTCTTTACAAATCTGAAGACAGATTATGTCATACAAGAGCCATGCTTACAGCTCCTGATTTACCAAAGCATCATGGATCAGGAAGGTGCTTTCAGCATATGTTAAGTCCAACCAGAGTTTATCCAACCCAAACACACACCTAAGCACTGCCATGATGAGAGTGAATTGAGTCCAAACCTACATGAAACAGGGTGTTTCTGTTACTTTTTCTGCATACCCATCACTTCTCTATTTCATCTGGTAATCAGCATTTCTGTGCCTTTGTGTGTTGAGCAGGTGCCAGTGGTAGCACTCATGACCACAGGAGGGGGAATACGGTCCGTGATATCTCTGTTTGGCAGTCTTCTGGGTCTCCAGGAGTTAGGTGTTTTGGACTGTGTCTCATACATCAGTGGTTTATCTGCCACAACATGGTAAGGAGGGTTGGGCTTGTGCTTGCTGTTTGTGTTAGCAGACTGATAACCTGGTGAAGCATATTGCCTTGCTGACTTATCTTACTCAGCATTATGCTGAGACTCAGCTCTTGggcttgcttttgctgctcACCCATTTCATAACACCGCTCAGTCTGGTAGCCCTTATCTCCTCTAGCTGTAAGAGACAAATTGAATGAGAACTACTGTATTTCTATAattgcacagaaacaaaaagagcaCAAGTCAGGATGGTTTACCAGTATCTCCCTGCACTTCAGCATAGGTGACAAACCCACCCACAGCTGTTCTGTGGCTCAGATACGTGCATTTCTGCCGTGCCATAGGTTTCAAGTTCCCCTGGAGGCTGGACTTGTTTCTGTCATAAACTCGATGCCTGACACAGAGAACGTAGgggaaatgtgtattttttgatgaaaaatgcATATGACTTGgctccatttttccttttccagagtTACCTGGCAGAAATGATTCTTATGTTAAGTAGGGGATGGAGGTGctccagtgttttcttttgaatggaAAATCCTTCATGGCTATGAATGAGGGACTAAACAGGACCTGGTAGGGCAAAAAGCTGGCATTTTCTTGGGAATGTAAGAAATGAGGATTACTTTCTGGGGGAGAAGTAAACCTTTCGATTACCAGTGTAGACAAAACAGATGTTAATCATGAGGCAGGTAAGATGCTGCAAATAGGCAAGAGAAACAATGCAGCTGGAGACATGGGGAACTGAATCTCTGAAAGGACACAGACCTGACCCCCAAGCATGCTTGAGAgcaacaaagaaatgaaagtagggaaacattattttcccttcctttgtgTATCTCTTGGGTTATCTAATTGTGAGTAACACTTCAGAAATCATCTTGTAATACATTTGTTGGACTCAACTCTTATGCAGCTCTGAAAGGgagaatttaaacaaaaagccCTGAGAAACACAGAGTGTCACACACACAATGTTGACTTTCTTGCATGACTTGCAGGGGGCTAgggctttaaaatgttttgcttctggAGGGCTGCTCTAAAAAGAGATGTGAGATGGAACTAGAGGCAGTGGGGTGGGGATGAAAAGGGATGACTGGAATCTACCTGAACTCTGGAAACTGAAATCTCAAGCAGAATGGCCCTGTGTGTGCCAAGGGTCTGAGGTGACTTGTCTGCTGCATGCCCAAGGAGGGGAGCTCTCGCACTTATCCAGAGCAATGTTTGCTGCTAAACTGCTAAATGCTTCACACAGCTTCTAaaacagctgagggaactggcctcaaacagaaactgcagcttGAACCTAGACAGTCAAAGGGTAATTCTAGCAAAAACTGAAGTTATGGGTGTTCCTTTATTACTCTCTTGATTCTGAGCAGAAATAAGCTAGGATTATTCTGAACGTTTCCCTGCAGCAAGAAATATCGTTGTATAGTCTAAATTCTGCCAGAGCTTTGAACTGGTCTTCCAAGGTAAAAGTTGAAGGGTGAGGGCCTTGTGTAACCTGAAGCAAAATGCTTATATGTGATATAATCCCATGAGTTTTCATGTACCAGTGACAAACCACACTATGTTTCTTTTTACCAGGACCATGGCAAAGTTATATGAAGATGCAAACTGGTCACAGAAGGATCTCAGAGACCCAATTTGTgatatcaggaaaaatgtaACCAAGAGCAAGCTGCAGTGTTTCTCATTGGATCGTATGAAATACTATGAAGAGGAGCTGtgtgaaaggaaggaagaggggCACAAGCTGTCCTTTGCAGATTTCTGGGGACTCTTCATTGACAGCATGCTACATGAACAGGTATTATATATCCATCCCTTATTCCAGAGAATTTCTAGCATTTCATGTCTGAATTTCTAGATTCAGATACAGGAGAGGCTGTCAAAACTTCTGAGAGGTTTGTCTTTGCTTTGGCCTTTTAGAAGAAAAGTAACATGATAAGGCTAAAATATAAGCATCTGGGGGAAATGTCTGAGCATCTAAAGAGTCAAGGTGTTAATAAACCTGATTTTCCATCTCTAATTTGAGATCAAATGAGCATTCTAGTAACATACAGAGGAGAGGTGGCTCCGATAGAGCTAAGGTCAGGCATAGCAATATATAGCCATAGCagcaaaaaaagctgtattaagaaggacaaggaactactggagggagtccagcagcagaCTATGAAGATGATTCggggcctggagcatctttcttatgaggaaagactgagagagcagggtctcttcagcctggagaagagaaggttgagacaggggatcttatcaatgcttataaatatctcaagggtgggtgtcaagaggatgggaccagactcttttcagtggtgcccagtgataggataaggggcaatgggcacggactgaagcataggaggttccaactgaatatgaggaaaaacttctctACTTTGAGGgtaccagagcactggaacaggctacccagagaggctgtggagtctccttctctggagacattcaaaacccgcctggacacattcttgtgcgatctgctctgggtgaacctgctttaagcaggtgggttgaactagatgatctccgagatcccttccaaacccaaccattctgtgattctgtattgcATAAAATGGGCCTTGGTTGACTTTtatctgcagcacctccaaggtagctaaatcacagaatcacagaatatcttTACCCTTCTTTAAAGCAAGTCATATCCTAGTGGCTGCACAAACAAATTTCTCACATTTTTGCTCCATCTCCTATTCCAAAATTTCTGGAAGCATTAGTGATAATGATTTGTCAAGATTGATGGCAGAGAACACATGAACGTATTTGTGTGGTCAAACAACCAAAGTACACAGAACAAAATCTGCTGAGGTTTAGGAGATTTTTCATTCATAGTCCATGCTTAGATACTGTATTTAGTCCATGCATCATATTCATCTTTTATGATGACTTCTGTTCTTTATAAATAGGAAAGTACTCACAAACTCTCTGATCAGCAACTGGCCGTAAATCAGGGGCAGAATCCTCTGCCCATATACCTGTCCCTCAATGTCAAGGATGACTTTAGCACTTTGGATTTTAAAGGTAATGTTTATTATACACAATTATAGAAATCTAAGGAGTTTCCCTTTAATGCTGGATGAATGCCAAAAGCTTTTACCATCAGTCCAagctataaatatttcaaataatttcttttcccctgtcTTCACATCTGAGTTTTGACTTGGATGAAAAGCATGCGTTCTCACACAATGTGCAAAGACGCTGCCCTGTGAGGGGTAGAGATGCGTTTTGTGGCAGCTTTGAGAGCTACCACTGCTGCTCTTCCCCATCAACTCGTCCCAGcctctttcagctgctgagaTTCCTGCCCAGCTTTTGATTCTCTAAGCTGTTACTTTTAGCTGTGTTCAGGTGGCTGCAATAAGTCCTTCATGATGCCGCATTTGCAGAGTGGGTGGAGTTCACACCTTATGAGGTCGGTTTCCTGAAATATGGAGCCTTTGTTCATTCAGAGGATTTTGGGAGTGAGTTCTTCATGGGTCACCTGATGAAGAAGATCCCAGAGTCTCGCGTCTGCTTCTTGGAAGGtgattttctcagaaaaaaattcactttCATAACCACATAGTTGGCTACACAGAGTTTGCATCTAATAACTACTGGTCTGCCAGTAGCAATATTAGTACAACAGATAAGGTGCCTGATGAAATTTAAATCTCAAATGAACCAGCCAAAAGTGGCAAAAGAGGAAGCAAATTGCTGAGAAATGCAATTAATTTGCTGAACTACTTAGGTTAgaccaaaacagaacacacacaTTAGGACTCATCTTTTGAAGTATCTAAAATCACAGCCTGACTTTTTTAAACAGCCAAGTTTCTAAAATTGCCTAGTCATAAGCAAGACATTATGTAGAATGGCATGGGATTTGATATTCATACTAAAATTCATAACATTTTATAACTTAAACAGTGCAAATTTAAATGACCAGAGATTGAATCCAAGTAGGTTGACCTAGCTGTGCTCTAAAAATTCAAAGTAACATAAAGtatggaattttatttttttttaaactttcaagGAACATGGAGTAATATATTCTCCCAGAATTTTATGGATGCTGTCTACCTCTCTGGTCATTCAGAGGACTTCTGGCACAGATGGACCCGAGACACTGCACATGACATTGGTTAGTTTTTTGGATTACTTTTCACTTGCATCTTCATTGTCTTCACATCTCTCTGAAATGTGAAATTTGGTAAAGGTTTTGTGTCCTGTTTCTGGGTTAGAGGACACCAAGCCTTTgggaatgaaggaaaaacagaagataaatagttgtgctggaaaacaggaaaaaacattgTGCTGCTCACGGTGTAATATCCCTGGGGAGTACTGTTAGTCATGAGAAGGTTACCATGAGTCCTTTGGGGAGGGAGAGGCCAGACATGGAATAACAAGGCGATGCCGTGACACTGAAACCAACCTCTGCCCGGAACCATCTGTATGACAGTGCATGTACTCCATCAGAGATGGTGGTTTGGCTGCTCAGTCCCTCTTTCCTTGTTAGTATTAGAGGAGCACTCTAAACAAACGCGAATATAAACCCTCTTCTCATTCTTCCTACAGAGGAACACCCTGCTCTGCCCAAGAAGTCTCATGAGCAGACAACTTCCTTATCCATTCCCAAAGGTTTCCTTTCCAATGCTCTTCGAGAAATGATGACCGGACGGCCGGTGGTTTCAACTTACCATAATTTCCTCAAGGGCTTGCAGCTACATAACAAGTACTTAGAGAATGAGAGATTTTGCATGTGGAAAGGTAATAATTAATTGTTTTAGATGCATCTTTGAAGGTGATTTGAACTCTCAGACTTGCTGAGGACAAGTATTTCATAAGTTTTAGCATAAAGGCAAAT
Above is a window of Caloenas nicobarica isolate bCalNic1 chromosome 5, bCalNic1.hap1, whole genome shotgun sequence DNA encoding:
- the LOC135989937 gene encoding cytosolic phospholipase A2 epsilon-like codes for the protein MESSACSPLDQFVQANPHGKIGIRRKDHERPYSAEDKPEEPRLCWFTVKIISMRNLRKADLLTLTDCYVKLWLPTASCQEARTRTVRNCRNPVWNETFHFMIQSEVKNVLELTVCDEDTFTPDDQLLTVCFDVAKIQPGEKVHLNFKLNPEKQEELEVEFLLENIPDVSENIITNGVLVSREVSCLEVKVDDTEMKTPYTRRDFTFAVKGSYEETQDVSIGPCCSQGGSKTTKFHYIKHSQPRLHMTLPKEHFFCGHGSTSRKMDVSSPLAVPLPPLDLGKEVTVMRGESYEVSVKEEDGCKNLDLRLGFDLCAEEQDFICKRKKVVAAALKNILQLDEDLQEDEVPVVALMTTGGGIRSVISLFGSLLGLQELGVLDCVSYISGLSATTWTMAKLYEDANWSQKDLRDPICDIRKNVTKSKLQCFSLDRMKYYEEELCERKEEGHKLSFADFWGLFIDSMLHEQESTHKLSDQQLAVNQGQNPLPIYLSLNVKDDFSTLDFKEWVEFTPYEVGFLKYGAFVHSEDFGSEFFMGHLMKKIPESRVCFLEGTWSNIFSQNFMDAVYLSGHSEDFWHRWTRDTAHDIEEHPALPKKSHEQTTSLSIPKGFLSNALREMMTGRPVVSTYHNFLKGLQLHNKYLENERFCMWKDTVLDSSPNQLNETGDYLNLVDTAFFINTSCPPIMRPEREVDVILHLNYSGGSQLRPLDMFSEYCLEQGIPFPSTELSQEDREHLKECYVFEDSLEAPVLVYFPLVCDTFQKYKAPNVERSHTEMKQGRVKVSSVIGPYCTGLLTYTEENFDKLLNLCDYNILNNKDLILQALRTAVERRKRLKNSSSPQSSKLS